A window of Rhododendron vialii isolate Sample 1 chromosome 13a, ASM3025357v1 contains these coding sequences:
- the LOC131313016 gene encoding photosystem I reaction center subunit III, chloroplastic, whose protein sequence is MSLTVPTNLSKPILKPNLSTWKSSRTPTVVCSAAAKSQPLQSFSAAVALSSILLSAAAPAVPPALADISGLTPCRESKQFAKREKQQLKKLESSLKLYAPDSAPALAIKATMEKTKKRFENYGKQGLLCGSDGLPHLIVSGDQRHWGEFITPGILFLYIAGWIGWVGRSYLIAIRDDKKPTQKEIIIDVPLASSLVFRGFSWPVAAYREFVNGELIDPTV, encoded by the exons atgtctctCACAGTACCCACAAACCTCTCAAAGCCAATTTTAAAACCCAATCTATCGACCTGGAAATCATCAAGGACTCCTACGGTGGTGTGCTCCGCGGCGGCTAAATCGCAGCCGCTGCAGTCATTCTCGGCTGCTGTGGCGCTGTCGTCCATCCTGTTGTCGGCGGCGGCTCCAGCCGTGCCTCCGGCTTTGGCCGACATATCAGGTTTGACTCCGTGCAGGGAGTCGAAGCAGTTCGCTAAGAGGGAGAAGCAGCAGCTGAAGAAGCTGGAGTCGTCGCTGAAGCTGTACGCGCCGGACAGCGCGCCTGCTCTGGCGATAAAGGCCACCATGGAGAAGACCAAGAAGAG GTTCGAAAACTACGGGAAGCAAGGGCTGTTGTGCGGGTCAGACGGGCTGCCCCATTTGATTGTGAGCGGGGACCAAAGGCACTGGGGAGAGTTCATTACACCCGGGATCTTGTTCCTGTACATAGCCGGGTGGATCGGGTGGGTGGGTCGGAGCTACTTGATTGCCATAAGGGATGATAAAAAACCGACCCAGAAAGAGATCATCATCGACGTCCCTTTGGCTTCTAGCCTTGTCTTCCGTGGGTTTAGCTGGCCCGTTGCTGCGTACAGAGAATTCGTTAATGGCGAACTCATTGACCCCACCGTGTAA